Part of the Chrysiogenia bacterium genome, CGCCTGTTTCGAAGAGGCCGCGGTACTGGTCCTGCGCGGGGATGAGCAGGCCGCGGCGGACGATGCGCCGCGTGACGCCCGGCTCTCCGGGGACCGCGCGCGGGGGGCCCATCTCGATGACGGTGAGCCCGTCCACCTTGAAGCGGCTGGTACCATCGGCCTCCACCTCGCACCGGATCCCCTTGGCGCCGAGCTTCGCCGCGAGGATTGGAACCTGCGTGGGGTAGTAGAGATTCAGGAGCTCGGCATAGCGCGTGAGCTGCTCGCCGGTCGCGGGGGGCTCCCCCTCCCGAAAGAAACCCGCGAAGCGGGTCGCCTGGATGCTGGTCACATAGCCCGCCGGGCTGATGGCGTCGGTGCTCAGCACCTTCGGGTGTGCGGGCACGCGGGCGGGATCGATTTCGATGTCGGGGCTGTGGTTCATGGTGGGGGGGAGTGTAGCCGATTCCCGTCAGCTGTTCAGGTCGGGTCTCCGCAGCTGTCGTGAGCGTGGACGTGGACGTGCTCGTGAACGATTTGTGTTCCTCCCCTGTGGCGGGGGAGGTGGCGGAAGGCCGGAGGGCGTTGTTGCGAGCCGGCATAAACAACCCCTCCCTGCCCCTCCCCGCCGCGGGGAGGGAACCGTTCACGTGCACGAGCACGTCCACGGCCACGATGGCAGCAGTGATTGCTGACGCGGCGGCTTACGGGGTCTGAATGCAGCAGGCATCACGTCGCGCAAGCAAGAAAAAGGGCGAGCCCTTCGGCTCGCCCCTTTTCTCGCTCGCGTTCCGCCCCAGCGACTAGCACGCAGCCGCCTGGAGAAGGCCTTTGCCTTCCCAGGCGCGAATTGCACTCTTTCGAATGACGCCGACTTCTTTGAGATCATTGATGGTCGGCGTGATCTGCCGGTTGAACAGGGCGCGGCGGTGCTCGCTATGGATGCCGGCCTTGAATTCGGCATAGCTGACGTGATCTGCGATCTGGCTGCTGTAGGGGAGCCGGAATCCGATGCGCAGCACCTGGGTAGTAATGCGCTCGGCGCTCTCGCTCAGCAGCGTGCGCTGGAATGTGCTCATCTTCGGAATGGCGTTTTCCATCCACGCCTGCGCGAAGGCGATGTGGCGGATTTCCTCGATCATGTGGGCGCGGCCCATCTGCTGGCAGATGGGATGGAGGTTGCCCGCGGCGTTCTTCATCTGGCAGCGCGCCATGTCGTCGCCGGTCACTTCGAAGAGCGCGGTGAGCATCCAGAAGAACACCGGCGCCTTGGTGGCGAAGAACGGCGTGAGCATGCTGGCGATGAGGCCCCACTTGTCGCCTGCGAGGCCCTTGGTCTTGATGTCGGCGTTGAGGCGCGTCCAGTGGTTGAACATGGCCATGTGCTGGCACTCTTCGGCCACTTCGTGGAGCATGAAGCGCCAGGCCGGGTCGTACTGGTCGGTGTGGTGGAGCACGGCGAGGATGGCCTGGTTGAGCAGGTGCTCGCCCGCGCCGGCGTTGCGCATGAGCTGGGTGAATTCCCAGCGGGTGACGAAGCTCTTCGCCTTGAAGTCGAGCCGATCCCACGCCGGCGTGCCGTAGAGGATTGAATACTCCTCGGGCACGTAGAGGTACTCGTCGGTGATGGGCACCGACCAGTCGATGACATCCTTGTCCCAGGGGTAGCAGCGTTTGTTGATGGATGCGCGGTTGAGGCGCTCGGAAAACTCGGGGGCCGTCTGCACACGGATCATGGGGAACCTCCACTGGGCTGCCGCGTCCGGGGGGCTCGCCCCGCGATGGACTGCGGCGCCGATTGCTCACTTGAGAAGAAGGGTATGGGGCCTGTACCAAATGGTCCAGTGATTTGTG contains:
- a CDS encoding diiron oxygenase, yielding MIRVQTAPEFSERLNRASINKRCYPWDKDVIDWSVPITDEYLYVPEEYSILYGTPAWDRLDFKAKSFVTRWEFTQLMRNAGAGEHLLNQAILAVLHHTDQYDPAWRFMLHEVAEECQHMAMFNHWTRLNADIKTKGLAGDKWGLIASMLTPFFATKAPVFFWMLTALFEVTGDDMARCQMKNAAGNLHPICQQMGRAHMIEEIRHIAFAQAWMENAIPKMSTFQRTLLSESAERITTQVLRIGFRLPYSSQIADHVSYAEFKAGIHSEHRRALFNRQITPTINDLKEVGVIRKSAIRAWEGKGLLQAAAC